One segment of Falco peregrinus isolate bFalPer1 chromosome 4, bFalPer1.pri, whole genome shotgun sequence DNA contains the following:
- the DNAJB13 gene encoding dnaJ homolog subfamily B member 13 isoform X1 has translation MGQDYYAVLGLGRGAAAADIKAAYRKLALKSHPLKCKEPWAARRFRELAEAYDVLSNPMTKGIYDKFGEEGLKGGIPLEFGSDNPWTVGYVFHNNPDKVFQEFFGGDNPFAEFFAEDGSELILPFGGLRGRGAMKQDPPIVRDLYLSLEDLFYGCTKKIKLSRRVMNEDGQTSTIRDKILTIEVQPGWKQGTRVTFEKEGDQGPNVIPADITFVVREKPHPRFKRTDDNLAYVATIPLGKALVGCSVDVRTLDGRLLNVPINDIVDPKYCKVVPGEGMPLLRDPRRKGDLLIYFDICFPKKLTPDKKMLLKSALLS, from the exons ATGGGGCAGGACTACTACgccgtgctggggctgggccgcggcgccgcggccgccgACATCAAGGCGGC CTATCGGAAGCTGGCCCTGAAGAGCCACCCTTTAAAATGCAAGGAGCCCTGGGCAGCGCGGAGGttcagggagctggcagaggccTACGATGTGCTCAGCAACC CCATGACAAAAGGCATCTACGACAAGTTTGGAGAAGAGGGGCTCAAAGGCGGCATCCCCTTGGAGTTCGGCAGCGACAACCCCTGGACCGTCGGCTATGTGTTTCACAACAACCCTGACAAAGTCTTCCAGGAGTTCTTTGGTGGAGACAACCCCTTTGCGG AGTTCTTTGCTGAGGATGGCTCGGAGTTGATCCTGCCCTTTGGAGGGCTGCGAGGACGAGGAGCGATGAAGCAAGACCCCCCGATTGTGCGGGATCTTTACCTCTCCCTTGAAGACCTGTTCTATGGCTGCACCAAGAAGATTAAGCTCTCCCGCAGG GTGATGAATGAAGATGGTCAAACAAGCACAATCAGGGATAAGATCCTAACGATCGAGGTGCAGCCGGGGTGGAAGCAGGGCACCAGGGTCACctttgagaaggaaggagacCAG GGCCCAAACGTCATTCCGGCTGACATCACCTTTGTTGTCCGAGAGAAACCCCACCCCAGGTTTAAGAGAACCGACGACAACCTGGCTTATGTTGCCACCATCCCCCTGGGAAAG GCGCTGGTCGGCTGCTCGGTGGATGTGAGGACGCTGGATGGGCGGCTGCTGAACGTCCCCATCAACGACATCGTGGA CCCCAAGTACTGCAAAGTGGTGCCGGGGGAGGGGATGCCGCTGCTCCGGGACCCTCGGCGCAAGGGTGACCTCCTCATCTACTTCGACATCTGCTTTCCGAAAAAGCTTACGCCTGACAAGAAAATGCTCCTGAAAAGCGCCCTCCTGTCGTAG
- the DNAJB13 gene encoding dnaJ homolog subfamily B member 13 isoform X2: MKQLICYRKLALKSHPLKCKEPWAARRFRELAEAYDVLSNPMTKGIYDKFGEEGLKGGIPLEFGSDNPWTVGYVFHNNPDKVFQEFFGGDNPFAEFFAEDGSELILPFGGLRGRGAMKQDPPIVRDLYLSLEDLFYGCTKKIKLSRRVMNEDGQTSTIRDKILTIEVQPGWKQGTRVTFEKEGDQGPNVIPADITFVVREKPHPRFKRTDDNLAYVATIPLGKALVGCSVDVRTLDGRLLNVPINDIVDPKYCKVVPGEGMPLLRDPRRKGDLLIYFDICFPKKLTPDKKMLLKSALLS; this comes from the exons ATGAAGCAGCTTATTTG CTATCGGAAGCTGGCCCTGAAGAGCCACCCTTTAAAATGCAAGGAGCCCTGGGCAGCGCGGAGGttcagggagctggcagaggccTACGATGTGCTCAGCAACC CCATGACAAAAGGCATCTACGACAAGTTTGGAGAAGAGGGGCTCAAAGGCGGCATCCCCTTGGAGTTCGGCAGCGACAACCCCTGGACCGTCGGCTATGTGTTTCACAACAACCCTGACAAAGTCTTCCAGGAGTTCTTTGGTGGAGACAACCCCTTTGCGG AGTTCTTTGCTGAGGATGGCTCGGAGTTGATCCTGCCCTTTGGAGGGCTGCGAGGACGAGGAGCGATGAAGCAAGACCCCCCGATTGTGCGGGATCTTTACCTCTCCCTTGAAGACCTGTTCTATGGCTGCACCAAGAAGATTAAGCTCTCCCGCAGG GTGATGAATGAAGATGGTCAAACAAGCACAATCAGGGATAAGATCCTAACGATCGAGGTGCAGCCGGGGTGGAAGCAGGGCACCAGGGTCACctttgagaaggaaggagacCAG GGCCCAAACGTCATTCCGGCTGACATCACCTTTGTTGTCCGAGAGAAACCCCACCCCAGGTTTAAGAGAACCGACGACAACCTGGCTTATGTTGCCACCATCCCCCTGGGAAAG GCGCTGGTCGGCTGCTCGGTGGATGTGAGGACGCTGGATGGGCGGCTGCTGAACGTCCCCATCAACGACATCGTGGA CCCCAAGTACTGCAAAGTGGTGCCGGGGGAGGGGATGCCGCTGCTCCGGGACCCTCGGCGCAAGGGTGACCTCCTCATCTACTTCGACATCTGCTTTCCGAAAAAGCTTACGCCTGACAAGAAAATGCTCCTGAAAAGCGCCCTCCTGTCGTAG
- the LOC101913524 gene encoding mitochondrial uncoupling protein 3 isoform X1, with product MHKHGTDSPSATMVGLKPPEVPPTATMKFVSAGMAGCIADLCTFPLDTAKVRLQIQGEVRIPRSTSTVEYRGVLGTLSTMVRTEGPRSLYSGLAAGLQRQMSFASIRIGLYDSVKQLYTPKGAESTGLAARVLAGCTTGAVAVTCAQPTDVVKVRFQANGALPDGARRYSGTVDAYRTIAREEGVRGLWRGTLPNIARNAIINCGELVTYDLIKDALLRAQLMTDNVPCHFVAAFGAGFCATVVASPVDVVKTRYMNAGPGQYRNALSCLLALLMQDGVAGFYKGFVPSFLRLGSWNVVMFISYEQLQRAAVLVRPAQS from the exons cccctctgccacgATGGTGGGTCTGAAGCCCCCCGAGGTGCCCCCAACGGCCACCATGAAGTTTGTCAGCGCGGGGATGGCCGGCTGCATCGCCGACCTCTGCACCTTCCCCCTGGACACCGCCAAAGTCCGGCTGCAG ATCCAGGGTGAGGTGCGGATCCCCCGCAGCACCAGCACCGTGGAGTACCGGGGCGTTCTGGGGACGCTGAGCACCATGGTGCGGACGGAGGGACCCCGCAGCCTCTACAGCGGGCTGGCGGCTGGGCTGCAGCGGCAGATGAGCTTCGCCTCCATCCGCATCGGGCTGTACGACTCGGTGAAGCAGCTCTACACCCCTAAGGGTGCCGAGA gcacagggctggcagcacgGGTGCTGGCGGGCTGCACCACGGGTGCGGTGGCGGTGACGTGCGCCCAGCCCACCGACGTGGTCAAGGTGCGGTTCCAGGCCAACGGGGCGCTGCCGGATGGCGCCCGCCGGTACAGTGGCACCGTGGATGCCTACCGCACCATCGCCAGGGAGGAGGGCGTCCGCGGGCTCTGGAGAG GGACGCTGCCCAACATCGCCCGCAACGCCATCATCAACTGCGGGGAGCTCGTCACCTACGACCTCATTAAGGACGCGCTGCTGCGGGCACAGCTGATGACAG ACAACGTCCCCTGCCACTTCGTGGCTGCCTTCGGGGCTGGCTTCTGCGCCACGGTGGTGGCATCGCCGGTGGATGTGGTGAAGACGCGGTACATGAACGCCGGCCCTGGGCAGTACCGGAACGCGCTGAGCTGCCTCCTCGCCCTGCTCATGCAGGACGGCGTCGCCGGCTTCTACAAGGG GTTCGTCCCCTCCTTCCTGCGGCTCGGCTCCTGGAACGTGGTGATGTTCATCTCCTACGAGCAGCTGCAGCGCGCCGCGGTGCTGGTCCGGCCGGCCCAATCCTga
- the LOC101913524 gene encoding mitochondrial uncoupling protein 3 isoform X2, with product MVGLKPPEVPPTATMKFVSAGMAGCIADLCTFPLDTAKVRLQIQGEVRIPRSTSTVEYRGVLGTLSTMVRTEGPRSLYSGLAAGLQRQMSFASIRIGLYDSVKQLYTPKGAESTGLAARVLAGCTTGAVAVTCAQPTDVVKVRFQANGALPDGARRYSGTVDAYRTIAREEGVRGLWRGTLPNIARNAIINCGELVTYDLIKDALLRAQLMTDNVPCHFVAAFGAGFCATVVASPVDVVKTRYMNAGPGQYRNALSCLLALLMQDGVAGFYKGFVPSFLRLGSWNVVMFISYEQLQRAAVLVRPAQS from the exons ATGGTGGGTCTGAAGCCCCCCGAGGTGCCCCCAACGGCCACCATGAAGTTTGTCAGCGCGGGGATGGCCGGCTGCATCGCCGACCTCTGCACCTTCCCCCTGGACACCGCCAAAGTCCGGCTGCAG ATCCAGGGTGAGGTGCGGATCCCCCGCAGCACCAGCACCGTGGAGTACCGGGGCGTTCTGGGGACGCTGAGCACCATGGTGCGGACGGAGGGACCCCGCAGCCTCTACAGCGGGCTGGCGGCTGGGCTGCAGCGGCAGATGAGCTTCGCCTCCATCCGCATCGGGCTGTACGACTCGGTGAAGCAGCTCTACACCCCTAAGGGTGCCGAGA gcacagggctggcagcacgGGTGCTGGCGGGCTGCACCACGGGTGCGGTGGCGGTGACGTGCGCCCAGCCCACCGACGTGGTCAAGGTGCGGTTCCAGGCCAACGGGGCGCTGCCGGATGGCGCCCGCCGGTACAGTGGCACCGTGGATGCCTACCGCACCATCGCCAGGGAGGAGGGCGTCCGCGGGCTCTGGAGAG GGACGCTGCCCAACATCGCCCGCAACGCCATCATCAACTGCGGGGAGCTCGTCACCTACGACCTCATTAAGGACGCGCTGCTGCGGGCACAGCTGATGACAG ACAACGTCCCCTGCCACTTCGTGGCTGCCTTCGGGGCTGGCTTCTGCGCCACGGTGGTGGCATCGCCGGTGGATGTGGTGAAGACGCGGTACATGAACGCCGGCCCTGGGCAGTACCGGAACGCGCTGAGCTGCCTCCTCGCCCTGCTCATGCAGGACGGCGTCGCCGGCTTCTACAAGGG GTTCGTCCCCTCCTTCCTGCGGCTCGGCTCCTGGAACGTGGTGATGTTCATCTCCTACGAGCAGCTGCAGCGCGCCGCGGTGCTGGTCCGGCCGGCCCAATCCTga